The following are encoded in a window of Cottoperca gobio chromosome 20, fCotGob3.1, whole genome shotgun sequence genomic DNA:
- the ptchd1 gene encoding LOW QUALITY PROTEIN: patched domain-containing protein 1 (The sequence of the model RefSeq protein was modified relative to this genomic sequence to represent the inferred CDS: deleted 1 base in 1 codon) — MLSSASGLSGRWERLEPRPRARMLRQVLHAGLRTSFHALGRFVASHPVFFASAPVLISILLGASFSRYRVEEDIESLLAPKHSLAKIEGNLVDSLFPVNRSKHALYSDLQTPGRYGRVILTTRKGSVLDPVHLDTILKLHKRIYQMQVTVPATGVNSFNYSFSYLCLPDDKNVCIIDDIIRAMEEIQSARISNSSVPILRYPITQLADGRQAYIGHQLGGVQGWGPSGAVRGQGSGAKGEGVRSARALQLTYYLQARGGLMDRVASQWENAFCAELQHFAALHPTLGLHPSTSSSLRTDFQFSSVLAHRPLLASLGACGVLAILCCSMRDCVRSKPWLGLLALLSITLSGLTAAGILNLTGTTYNSTYLGIPFVMLGHGLFGSFEMLSSWRRTREDQHVKERVASVFEDVMLRFSGSTMLHLMTLGLAASPLTNMEAVRLFCRTATLAVTISYVYMLSFYSSCLVFTGYLETGYRHGCFCRRVPKPDRLDSKPAWYRCLMYTRYQDEAQTTNPPPHVVGPAHTPNSNLTHTHAHTHPHPHPHPHTANNSDEHGLGPVGNSTHTHPHPHPHPQTLSPANMDPNPQDSHLLLGCVRRCYGDWITNTYVKPFVVLLYLVYISFGLMGFLQVTQGSDPSALVAMDTATVLYTRAQQRYFSSYSPVIGFYIYESAPYWNASVQRDLLEYAKGFQRISWLEAYLNYLSDCNQSTSQPRENFTHTLRHSFLREPQFAHFADDIIFAERGQGEEPDVAASRIFLVAKTTENKREEMSVLLDTLRRLSLTSRVRFLIFNPSFVYLDRYAAAVSSPLRHSLLAVLFLLGLSSLAVVEPLVSVWLGLTLLSVQFGVLGFMTLWGVELDCMSVLCLISALGHSADCSGPLLCGFASGRGDSRTRWVRVSLERHGVPSLQTLICYSAALVPVGSVRSNLTHTLFRCLTLTAGCSALHTLAFLPTLLTFLPPSKSQGQRPEGDEQRQEVECVEMNDSTRVVDQITTV; from the exons ATGCTCAGCAGTGCTTCGGGGCTTTCCGGTCGGTGGGAGAGGCTCGAGCCGCGGCCGCGCGCTAGAATGCTGCGCCAGGTGTTGCACGCGGGCCTGAGGACCTCCTTCCACGCGCTTGGCCGGTTCGTGGCGAGCCACCCGGTGTTCTTCGCCTCGGCACCAGTGCTCATCTCCATCCTGCTGGGGGCCAGTTTCAGTCGGTACCGCGTGGAGGAGGACATTGAGAGCCTGCTCGCGCCCAAGCACAGTTTGGCCAAGATAGAGGGTAACCTGGTGGACAGCTTGTTTCCCGTGAACCGCTCCAAGCACGCGCTCTACTCAGACCTGCAAACGCCGGGCCGCTACGGTCGCGTGATCCTCACTACCCGAAAGGGGAGCGTGCTGGACCCGGTTCATCTGGACACCATACTGAAG CTCCACAAGCGGATCTACCAAATGCAAGTGACAGTCCCGGCCACAGGTGTCAATAGCTTCAACTATTCCTTCTCCTACCTCTGTCTCCCCGACGACAAGAACGTGTGCATCATCGATGACATCATCCGTGCCATGGAGGAGATCCAGTCTGCTCGCATCTCCAACAGCTCCGTCCCAATCCTGCGGTACCCGATCACGCAGCTGGCAGACGGAAGGCAGGCGTACATTGGCCACCAGCTGGGTGGCGTGCAAGGCTGGGGTCCCAGTGGGGCGGTGCGGGGTCAGGGGTCAGGAGCCAAGGGAGAAGGTGTACGTTCTGCTAGGGCGTTGCAGCTCACCTACTACCTCCAAGCCCGTGGCGGCCTGATGGACCGGGTGGCCAGCCAATGGGAAAATGCCTTCTGTGCTGAGTTACAGCACTTTGCAGCGTTGCACCCTACGCTGGGGCTGCACCCTTCTACTTCCTcttctctgaggacagacttcCAGTTCTCCTCGGTGCTGGCACACCGCCCGCTTTTGGCTAGCTTGGGGGCGTGCGGGGTgcttgccatcctctgctgctctatGAGGGACTGTGTGAGGTCTAAACCCTGGTTGGGACTGCTGGCTCTGCTGTCAATCACACTGTCAGGCCTCACTGCTGCTGGTATACTTAACCTGACCGGGACCACCTACAACTCTACATACCTGGGCATCCCTTTTGTCATGCTTG GTCACGGGCTCTTCGGCTCCTTCGAGATGCTGTCGTCATGGAGGCGAACGCGGGAGGACCAGCATGTGAAGGAGCGCGTGGCGAGCGTCTTCGAGGACGTAATGCTGCGTTTCTCTGGCTCTACCATGCTCCACCTGATGACCTTGGGCCTGGCCGCCTCGCCACTCACCAACATGGAGGCTGTCCGGCTCTTCTGCCGCACCGCCACCTTGGCTGTCACCATTAGCTATGTTTACATGCTGTCCTTCTACAGTTCCTGTCTGGTGTTCACCGGATACTTGGAGACC GGCTACAGACACGGCTGCTTCTGCCGGCGAGTCCCCAAACCTGACCGACTGGACTCTAAACCGGCCTGGTACAGGTGTCTCATGTACACTCGCTATCAAGATGAGGCTCAAACAACCAACCCACCACCGCACGTGGTCGGTCCCGCTCACACGCCAAACTCAAACcttactcacacacatgcacacacacacccacacccacacccacacccacacacggcAAACAACTCTGACGAGCATGGGCTCGGGCCTGTGGGtaactctacacacacacatccacatccacacccacacccacaaaCACTTTCCCCAGCTAACATGGACCCTAATCCTCAGGACTCTCACCTTTTGCTGGGGTGTGTGAGGCGTTGCTATGGAGACTGGATAACTAACACCTATGTCAAACCCTTTGTGGTTCTTCTCTATCTGGTTTATATCTCCTTTGGATTGATGGGCTTCCTGCAG GTGACCCAGGGCTCAGACCCCAGTGCACTGGTTGCCATGGATACGGCGACAGTATTGTACACCCGTGCCCAGCAGCGTTACTTCAGCTCGTACTCCCCTGTCATTGGGTTTTACATCTATGAAAGCGCCCCCTACTGGAATGCCTCAGTGCAGCGGGACCTGCTGGAATACGCCAAAGGCTTCCAGCGAATCAGCTGGCTCGAAGCCTACCTGAACTACCTGTCAGATTGCAACCAGTCCACCAGCCAGCCTCGGGAAAACTTCACCCACACGCTCCGCCACTCTTTCCTCCGCGAGCCGCAATTTGCCCACTTCGCTGATGACATCATATTTGCGGAGCGTGGTCAAGGCGAGGAGCCAGATGTGGCAGCGTCTCGAATCTTCCTGGTGGCCAAGACAACAGAGAACAAGCGGGAGGAGATGTCAGTGCTGCTGGACACGCTGCGACGCCTGTCGCTGACCTCGCGTGTTCGCTTCTTAATCTTCAACCCCTCTTTCGTCTACCTGGACCGCTACGCTGCAGCAGTCAGTTCCCCCCTCAGACACTCACTGCTGGCGGTGCTCTTCCTGTTGGGTCTGTCCTCTCTGGCCGTCGTCGAGCCTCTGGTGTCCGTGTGGCTGGGCCTCACCCTGCTCTCCGTCCAATTCGGGGTGCTGGGCTTCATGACCTTATGGGGTGTGGAGCTGGActgcatgtctgtgttgtgtctgaTCTCAGCCTTGGGACATTCAGCAGACTGCAGCGGCCCCCTCCTTTGCGGTTTTGCCTCGGGTCGTGGCGACAGCAGGACTCGCTGGGTGAGAGTGTCGCTGGAGAGACACGGGGTTCCCTCTCTACAGACGCTCATCTGCTACAGTGCCGCCCTGGTGCCTGTTGGCTCGGTACGCtccaacctcacacacacactgtttcgCTGCCTCACCCTCACGGCCGGCTGCTCGGCCCTTCACACGCTTGCTTTCCTGCCCACCCTCCTCACTTTCCTGCCTCCCTCCAAGAGCCAGGGACAGCGGCCTGAAGGAGATGAGCAGAGACAGGAGGTGGAGTGCGTTGAAATGAACGACAGCACTCGAGTGGTCGACCAGATCACCACTGTATGA